The Sphingomicrobium aestuariivivum DNA window GACCTCGAGGTGACCGCCATCCCCTCACCGGGCGCGGTCATCCGCCCCGACCCCGAAACGGGCGAGGACCGCATCGTGCCGGCGAGCTACATGAACTTCCTGATCGGCAACGCCGCGGTCGTCGTGCCGCTCTATGGCAGCGAGGCCGACCTTGCCGCCATCGAGGCGATCGGCGGGCTCTTCCCCGACCGCCGCGTGACCGGTATCCGCGCCGACCACATCCTCACGGGTGGCGGCTCCTTCCACTGCATTTCACAGCAGGTGCCGCGATGAGCGACAAGATCACCGTCTCCGCCCTCCAGCTCGCCCTCGGTGGCGGCGTGGAGGAAAATATCGCCAATGTCTCCGAGCTCGTCCGCGAGGCGGCGGGCAAGGGCGCGCAGGTCGTCCTCCCGCCCGAGCTGTTCGAAGGCCCCTATTTCTGCCGCGAGGAAGACGAGACCCTCTTCGCCACCGCCAAACCCACTGCCAAGCACCCGAGCGTGCTCGCCATGCAGGAGCTCGCCGACGAGCTCGACATCTGGATCCCGACCAGCTTCTTCGAGGCCGACGGTCACCACCATTACAATTCGCTCGCCTGGATCGCGCCGTGCGGGAAGATCGCGGGCGTCTACCGCAAAAGCCACATTCCCGACGGCCCGGGCTATGAAGAGAAATTCTACTTCCGCCCCGGCAATACCGGTTTCAAGGTCTGGGACGGCCCCGAAGATCGCGTCATGGGCGTCGGCATCTGCTGGGACCAATGGTATCC harbors:
- the aguB gene encoding N-carbamoylputrescine amidase, whose amino-acid sequence is MSDKITVSALQLALGGGVEENIANVSELVREAAGKGAQVVLPPELFEGPYFCREEDETLFATAKPTAKHPSVLAMQELADELDIWIPTSFFEADGHHHYNSLAWIAPCGKIAGVYRKSHIPDGPGYEEKFYFRPGNTGFKVWDGPEDRVMGVGICWDQWYPETARAMMLMGAEILFYPTAIGSEPHDPDLDTSRMWRRAMIGHAVSNVVPVVAANRIGSECGQNFYGHSFICDERGDLVAEFGAKETGVLTASFDIAQIRQHRAAFGFFRDRRPELYKRLAEDL